aggacactagCCTAGGCAGCAAGggaggatctgttggactctcaagtgagtcacccccgtcccttggtcagtttgggatcCAATGAGGTAATGCTTAGCTGACCCTGAAGGGGGctggcaaagccaagagggaagaaagaacatgataaaagggagatgtttgccatgctcttcctctctcttccacctccatctacagacaagACCACACCAactgactgaagtgctgatcaaaggtgaaagcctggctgaagggtaaccagccagcctgtggtgaaaagcatctaagtttgttagggcattgaaagtgttacgagcagcttagaatgtgtttgctttatttgaccaaatctgacttgttatgctttgatttataatcacttaaaatatttgtagttaataaatttgtttatttattctacctgaagcagtgagtTTGGTGTGAAGCATGTCAgaaactccccttgggataacaagcctggtacacatCAATTTCTTTggtaaattgacaaactcatataagcttgcagcattcaGCGggtataactggacactgcaagacagaggttcatAGGGTTGTGCCTGGGACCGGCGATATTAGCTAGTGttattcagttgcacaatccaagcagcttacatgccagaggctgtgcgtgaacagcccaggagtgggggttctcacagcagggCAGAGTGAGCCTGGCTCTGAgttgaggattggagtgacctagcagattacTGGTCCAGCTAACCCTAGGGGAACGTCACAGAGGGCGTGTAATTTTTTGGAATGGGTAGCTATAAATATAGAACCACACAGAGTCTTGAGTTGAGATTGGCTTTATTTACCTACCTGTTCATAGTGTAGAAAACGGTTATACTGGGACAATTGGAAATCCTTTTTCACTACTGTGCATAGTAAAAAAAGAAGAGATTGGCTGCTGTAGATCCCAGGAAATAAGTTTGGGCTTTTGGTGAGAAGGAATCTTGTGCATTTTAGAACTTCCACCTAGAATTATAATAGCCTGGTAgtactttttgttgcttttctttttttagacAAATGGTTGATTGGAAGTACATGTAGCTCCCTCCTGTGGGCTGTAGGAGGCATAGGACGTCTGTTGGAGAGTAGGTAGTTTCACAAAACTGCCACAAGATTTGAGGTAGCTGGATATATTTTTGATTTTCTTTCACAGAGCTGAACTACAGTTGGTTGAATGTTCAACATTTAATTGATGCGAGTCAAAATTTATCTGACCTCTAATGAACAGTATTTAGCTTCCTGATACCCTAACAGAGTGGGGGTTAATTTCAAAACTTCTTAACGGGGGAGGTTTTCTTCAATTATGTAAAGAAACAGAACTATTAAAGTTATGTCAGGCATCTTCTTAAAATAACATTACTCACATTACTAAAACATCtcggattttttaaaaatctatttcgtAAAGTTTAAACTTTAGAAGGGAGCAGGACTAATTTATTACAATGACAAAAGCCAGTTAGAATAACCATTGGTGGAAGCTGAGGCCTAAATGGAGTAAGACTTTAAAAAATAGCTCCAGCACAGCTTGCAAGAGACATTTTTCTTGGTAGTATCTGTTCACTAACCCTTTAACTGGAGAGAAATTGAAACTGAAATTAATCCTAGGTAACAAACTCTCAATCTGATTTTGAGGGAGGATGCATGAAAACTTTCTCTAGTTTAGGACTGTAAACTTTTTGGCACAGGGACCATCTCGTTTCCCTGGTTGGTAGAGCATTAAAAGCCTGAGGTGGTGTTCAAATAATGGCCACAATTTCTCATGTCAATTTGTGCCATTCTTTCAACTCAAATGTTTAAcattcacattggaaaaaaaacaatacTAAAGTGTACACAACTACTTTACAAAAACACAACAGTCATACTGGTCCAGTGGGCATGATGCTGGTATCAAAGTGTTATGAGTATGTTGAAAGTTCTGCTTACGTACATTTTATATGAGTACAGTAATTCTATAAATGGTGTCAGTCATTGAGCTAAATCCGTATTCCCCCTCAACAATGAGCTTTTATTTGATTGATATTTTGTTAACAAATCTGGTTTCTTGACAGTGAGTCTGTGCTAtgtttaatgatttttttatcTGTATCTTTCTCATCACCATGTGAACAGTAAAGCCCAGGTGACAGTGATGCCATATAAGCTCTCTGTTAATATTATTTCTCATTTCACCAGATAAACATCACAGCAAAAGCAGGAAGCATCAGACCCTCTCTGCTCAGTTACTTGAAATAAGCATAAGGAAGGATTCTGACCCAGCACAAGATGCTGTAAAGGGGATTCACACTGATGGAGAAATAAATAAGCTTTTATTATCAGCTTCCACTATTTCAGGCTCTACCCAAACAGAGCAGGACATTTCTGATCAGATCAATGAAAGCCTTCGGTGGGATGGGATTCTTGAAGACCCTGCTGCTGAGGAAGAAAGGCTGCGTATCTATAAACTGAACAGAAGGAAACGCTATGGGTTATATGTCCAGCAACAGCTACCCACAGAGCCATGTTTTACTCTCACGCATTTCCCGTTACTTCAAACCAAAGATCCATACACAAATAGTGGTAAGACAATAAGCCAGGAGGATCGCTCCAGTCCTTATTTTCAGGAAAATAAAGATAAAGAGGTCCTGAATGCTGAACTAGCTACCAAAGTGTCTGATCTGCAACCAGCAGCATTACCAAATATTTCTCAGGAAGTTGTGTAAACCAGTATTGTTCTCTATTTTATATCTGTATTTAAAACAGTAATGGCAACAAAACCGTTACTTTGAAACTTTGTATATACCTTTGTTCACGGCAAGTTGTTAGTATGGGGAATTAATCCCACTAACAGGGTATTCCATTTACTTCGGCCAGACCTGTTATAAACTCTACATGGAAAGTggacaaaaaaaaatttattttgatGGTTTTATTAAAGATTCTTTACATCCTACTACTCTGCCCTCAAGTACCCTCTTACTGCTCATATGTTATTCATAAATAGCAGTGTCCTACTGGATTATCTCAGTGCTTTTCAAACGTGAATGCATTAAGTCTCACGGTACCTCTGTGAAGTGGGCAGGTGTTAGCCCATgttgcagatggggaaattgaggcagtaAGTAGCTACGTGATTTGATACTGTGCATAGAGAATAGGGTAAGTGATATGCAGATaggcttgcctaaggtcacaaatCAGGACTGAAATCCCGGTCTCGGTGCCTGGCTTGCTCTTAATGGCAATCTAGACAATACTACTTTCTTCTGTTACAAAAACTTATTGTATTGTTCCCTGAAGTCCGCGATTTAAATCAGAAACAAAGGGCACTAAATTGAAAAGTGCCCTTTTCTCAAGTGACAGGATTGTCCTTGTCAGTATCATGATTGCTGCATCAACATGGCTCTGGGTGTCTTCTGCAGCAGTGGCCAAAATGaacttaaaaaacccaaaacattagTCTTTCACTTAATAGGCTTCCCCGCCCATTCCATCAGCCTCTCAGATGCCCTTGCTTTTCATCACACACATAGTAATGTCTTTCATACAGGCTTCCTCAGACTACTTTTACAATATCAGAATATTAAAAAATAGCCAAGGGCAGACAAAAGGAAAtgttctgggggaaaaaagaccATGCATCTGAAAGGAGAGAGATAATAAGTTCTCGTAACTTCCCTCTACTTGCTTGGAAATATgttcttttgatttaaaaatacatcttaAACCCTATTTGAATGCAATGGTCTTTTCTAACAATTATTGTCTTATATGCATAGGACTCCTctgttttctttaatattttatcACTGAATGATCCCCAAATCCTATTGCCTTTAATTGGCTGCATAATGCCACTGGCACTTTTGCAATGGCAGGTtggttctttataaatatattctgTTTCAAGACTTGCTAGATTCCAGCAATGCCATTACTTGAAAACCAAGTGCTTATGCAAAGGGGTTGGCAAATGAGCAgcgaaaaaagtaaacaaaaaactCATTATGAATTAAAGAATTGGTATTCTGTTGCATCAATTCCTACCCTTCTATTGCTCTTCAAAATAAAATCTGCAAGCCTGGAAAGTCAGAAGCATTTAACAAGGCAATAGGCATCCAGACACATAAGTTATAGTTCTCTGACAAGAACAGCTTGTCacaaatcagttttttttaatatattataaaTTCTAATAACTTTTTATATACTATGCCCATCACTGTGGCATCAGAGCACCTGAACTGTcccctccatttaaaaaaaaatccacaatcaAAGGAGAGTTTTATCTGTTTAAATACTCAGTTCATTTGAAAACAACAACTGCTTTGTTTGCAATATGTGACAAAATACATATCAGAAACCAGAACTAGCTCTTTAGGAATAAAATGGTACCAGACGTGAAATACATGCCATGAGGAGGATTTCCAATTGTCTTAAAAGCACATCTTGAAGTGTCTTACTAAACTCATGAAGCCATAGCATTTGTATTATATTTTTATAGTCAATTTTATACTTGATATGGCTTATTAGAGAATTTAGCAACAATCAAGTCTGATAAAAGAAACAGGATCTAAGATCAGCTGAATATATTAAGTCTTTAGTTCTAAGTAAATTGTGTAATAAATGATATCTAACTCTTCCACACAGTACTTACCCATTAATTTCAGTAATAACTCCCAGCCAGCCAGAGTTAACGCAGTAGAGATGAACCAGCCATTTGTGACTCTAGTTTGCACTCAAGACCAAACCACCACCAATAAGGCTTGAATTAAAAAGAGACTTCCCTACAATTATGGTTTTCACATAATTTATTACTAGTTAAATGAGATAAAGCAAATTAaaactttggggtttttttggggggggtggggatttTGTCAGAGACAGCAGAACATATTGGATCTTGCACACTGAGAACCAAGGTGTTGCAATATAGTaacctgaattttttaaaaagaatcttcCATCTGTTACCATCTTTTTAAAGAGGAACATCAATAAATCTGTGTTTTTAAAGCATGTGTTGTGTCCTAAACCATAGTGTAAGAGTTATTTCTAATTTAACTTGGAACAGGTCATggttacaattttaaaataaaacctctcTCCAAAATCTTGTAATGAATTCAGGGGAACAGTGATAGTAAACCAGGCATCCATTCTAGTCGAGTATCCTGTCTCCTACAGTGGCAGGAGGAAAGTACAAGCTAGCAATAATGGAATAACCTGTCCAACAGAGAAGTTATGTTTGAAACCCCTACGCACAGGTTGGCTTGTGCCCTGTCACAAGTGCACTTTTGGCAAACACTTAAGGAATGGTCTTAGTGGGAATGTAATTAGCATTTCTTAAATAGTACAGACTAGATTCAATGCATTTGGTACTAGGCTATGCTACTCATGCTGGTAGTTCTGGCCCTGATTCACATCCCATGCAGTTCCAATAGCTTCAGTGGGGTCAAAGGTCTGATCAGAATCCCCGTACCCATAGTCTCTTATGGGGATGGCTATTTAAACTCAGCATTCCAAGTCTCCCTTGGAAATGTTTTAGGGCAGGAAACAAGGATTAAAGAAACTACTGATTCAAGGGAATAAATaggcaaaaaaaacaacaacaatcctCTCTTCCATTGCACTTTCAGTCTCTTGAATCACTTCAGCTCACACTAGTAGCACATTGCAGAATATACCTCTCCACAGGCCATTTGTACCACACTGCAAAGTATACCTCTGCACAGGCCATTTGTAAAACTGCAGATCTATCTTACTGCAGCCCCAATAATAATCTCCAGCCAGCACACATTCTGCATTCCTTGCTCTCTGCTGATGACATTTTCCCTTGTCCTGATGCCTTACATAAATCCTCTTTTGAGAGGAGGTCTTGGGCTGTTGCTCTACAGAGGGATGAATTTTGCCCCATCTGAGTTtggggagatatatatatatataaggacATGAACCGGCTTCTATGGAACATGCACAATATCACTACTACATCAATGAGGAGTACAAGCCACATCTTCGAAAGCACGCACTTTCTATGCTGCTCTCCTCTCTTTCAACAAAGACACAGTGATTTTGGAGGTTTAGAAAGCCACACTTTCTGTTTGGTCAAAGTGCATGACAGTGTGACAAAGACAATGTTAAGGTGCAGGTTATTCTGAAGTGATTATTCTCACCACCTCTCTCTTGCCCACCCCCCAACCCTCAGTGATCTCCAGCTGATTTGTTACTGCAGGGCTGCTCAGGAAGCTGCTGGGCATGGAAGACCTTCCTTGCCCCAGTGAAATCATCAACACCGTCGGATCAAAAAACGTAAGACAGAATAATGATCTTCGTGAAGTCCAACAAGGAAAGCACAGGCATGGCTGTGGATCTAGCCAGTTGACAGTTTTGCATTCCCTTTGTCGCAATCAATGCCTTCCTTGGCAAGTCACTCCCACGTACCCTAGGTGATGCTGCTGGATTCCCAGGTTTCTACTTCCACTTTATGACCTCCACGATGTGGATTTCCTAACATTCTCCCACTGTTGCGGCTCCACTTGAATGAGGAACGGTGCCAGCATTAGCACATATAGCGGTTTGAAACTAGCGGATGTCTACACTTGGCGTTCCAAAATTCATCACCCTCAGAGATAATTTTCTGCACAATATTCTTCGCAAGTTACAGTACAGAGCCTGCAAATTCTAGCATCTGCAGCACTGACAAAATAGTTGCACAAGTTTGAGGCTGGATTAACTAACTGAGAAGTACACAAAATGTTCTGTAAGATTAGGGGAGCCGGAAGAAAGATAACCCAGTTCCTTCTATGCCGATTGCCTACAGCTACCCAAATGCAATTTAACTCTTGCTCTAATTAAACTCTTTCCATcccacctccctcctccttaAAGGAACCATCTTTAAAAACAGGCATGAGAGCAATTAAAAACATCTGCTTAAATATACAGTTCTGGATTTCCCATCAGCTAGCCTATGCCAAAGGATGTCAGCACTTTCTGCTTTACCAAGGTCCTGTGACTAAAGCTGAAATTAATTATGGCTCTCTGTTTACAAGTGGCTGAATTATCTGCTAAATTTTCTGCAGCAAGAGAATTGTCATTGGTTTTACACATCAGCATGAAGAATCATGTACATTTTCCCACTGTCCCAGACTCTTCCTTATCTGTGAAAGAGCAACTAACTTTTCCTCTTTGGAAACATTTCCCTTATTTTCACCTGATTACTGCAAcgtgggagcaggggagggaatcAGCAGCTCTAAAGGAGGATAAACTGGTATCTTGAAAAGCTAAATTCCCATAGAAAATTAAATGCAGGCCATTAAAGCTGAATTTATGAGCTGGGACAGAGGTAGCGACAGGTAAGGTTCCCTTAGAGTGACTGGGCAATTAGGATTTTTTACCCACTTTAGCTAGTGGAGAGTTAGTACAGTAGAAAGGGACTAGGATGGATCACAGCAAGAGAGACAGGTGTCAGTCAGCAGCCATCCAGGAGGTAATCATTCCCAGGGTATTCTGCAGACTCCAGCTCTATGCTGGACAAGAACCGCCGCATGGACTTCCTGCAGTTGTAATCCAGAGTGGTGGTGTACACAGTTTTGGTGTGCTTTGGGTAGACAATGGTGGTGCTGGTGAAACGCAAGGGCTTGTTCCGAGGCTCAAAGTGGACCTCGGCTTTGTAACTGCGCCACGTGCAATCAGGGATGCAGACGACTGTTTGGCTGCATGAGGAAATGCCTAAACCCACCGGCATATAGACATCATCGATGAAGTGCTTCTCTGAGTCATACTTCACCGAGGAGGTGTACCTGAAACACACAAGAGATACCCCAATGTGAATCTCACTTTGCTCCAGCAGCCAGTGCTCACTGGGAGATGTAGCTAGCCAAAGATACTATGGgatgcagggtgatctcccagcTAGGGCACAAGGGGTTCCATTCTCAGCCATGTGACCTCGGACTAGCCACTTCCTCTCTccgggcctcagtttcctcatctgtaaaatggggcggACAATCCTGATCTcttttgtcaagtgctttgagatccatggatgaaaagtgctgaaTAAACACTAGGATTCCTAGTCCAaagacttttttatttaaaatatatcttttcccactgatctctctctttccattTAGGGGTAGAGGAAAACCACCTTCTGCTTGTAGCACACCTGGCATTTTCATTGTTAGTCCAAGCACAAGCTCTAGCCAGGATCTCCTTTTCTATTGGAATTTCCAGAAATGCCATCAGTTTAATCATCTTCTTAGCCTGGTGGGGCCTAAAAAACCCTTTTCAGACTCTGGCAGCCCAACCAGGCACTTAGATCCATTTAGACTCcctgtggcctgattttcataacTGTCGACCCCTTGGAGCTCCCACGGAGACAGATGCTgttttcttagggcttgtctacatcagaaagttgcagcgctggcgagggagttacagcgctgcaacttaggaggtgtacacatctgcagggcaccaccagcgctgcaactccctgtttgcagcactggccgtactcccgttttgtctcgggtgtagaggatccagcgctggtgatccagcgctggaaatcaaatatagacacttaccagcgcttttcttgacctccgtggaataagcaggtatcccagcatacctgaggaagcctctggtaatcaagctggtctccttccccggtttgctctcacgttccccgaaccccgagcaagcaggtctccttccctgaggtttgctgggtggttccgggaacgcgagagcaaaccgggaaaggagaccagcttcgccgcggtttgctctcgcgttccccgaaccccgagcaagcaggtctccttcccggaggtttgctgggtggttccgggaacgcgagagcaaaccgggaaaggagaccagcttcgccgcggtttgctctcgcgtttcccggaaccaccctgc
This genomic stretch from Gopherus flavomarginatus isolate rGopFla2 chromosome 19, rGopFla2.mat.asm, whole genome shotgun sequence harbors:
- the C19H17orf97 gene encoding protein LIAT1, with amino-acid sequence MKESPGCKGVQELLLGKEKGKANSKQLGKGILTPTPYSSPPQATGKKKPKKKKKKADQDDSNTRSSGHGSSPSASEETDKHHSKSRKHQTLSAQLLEISIRKDSDPAQDAVKGIHTDGEINKLLLSASTISGSTQTEQDISDQINESLRWDGILEDPAAEEERLRIYKLNRRKRYGLYVQQQLPTEPCFTLTHFPLLQTKDPYTNSGKTISQEDRSSPYFQENKDKEVLNAELATKVSDLQPAALPNISQEVV
- the RFLNB gene encoding refilin-B isoform X2 — translated: MIQDHRDFDGGRVHVQLLYCNPCFPTHSEGGTCMQCLCQNAVFSPNPLLSSCPARLCPLSFGEGVEFDPLPPKEIRYTSSVKYDSEKHFIDDVYMPVGLGISSCSQTVVCIPDCTWRSYKAEVHFEPRNKPLRFTSTTIVYPKHTKTVYTTTLDYNCRKSMRRFLSSIELESAEYPGNDYLLDGC
- the RFLNB gene encoding refilin-B isoform X1, whose translation is MVGTLALPEGPEPLDRKRRGERVLDSPDSGLPPSPSHWLLAPGPERAAPPELPQPDAAGLAPPNAVFSPNPLLSSCPARLCPLSFGEGVEFDPLPPKEIRYTSSVKYDSEKHFIDDVYMPVGLGISSCSQTVVCIPDCTWRSYKAEVHFEPRNKPLRFTSTTIVYPKHTKTVYTTTLDYNCRKSMRRFLSSIELESAEYPGNDYLLDGC